Proteins encoded by one window of Arachis hypogaea cultivar Tifrunner chromosome 1, arahy.Tifrunner.gnm2.J5K5, whole genome shotgun sequence:
- the LOC112695302 gene encoding uncharacterized protein translates to MWTLLYPPQTKTFLRPTIITRKRAEIATIPLSVKCQQEETSLRPKTQDDGIPADDVKFIAKFKSRHNYIRVLEVSRKANHPFRGSRLLLLDGPGNIHSITFPNTPFTNTYFDVFATLPPILPPGPISILGFGAGSAARALLELYPDVILHGWELDQSVIDVAREFFSLRRIERKNKDRLFIYVGNALNASVKDGFAGIIVDLFAKGCVISELQDETTWWKMKGLLREGGRVMVNVGGSCVEAESKVRDGKVVMEETLRAMKVVFGEKLFVLSLGNRRDDSSVAVTGDWPDGDAWKKGLPDRLRYYVDLWKPYSGEKGR, encoded by the coding sequence ATGTGGACGCTGCTTTACCCGCCCCAAACAAAAACATTCCTCCGCCCTACAATTATCACAAGAAAAAGAGCAGAAATCGCCACTATCCCCTTATCAGTGAAATGCCAACAAGAAGAAACCTCCCTCCGACCAAAAACCCAAGACGACGGCATCCCTGCGGATGACGTCAAATTCATCGCAAAATTCAAATCCCGCCACAACTACATCCGCGTTCTAGAAGTTTCTAGAAAAGCCAATCACCCTTTCCGCGGCTCCAGGCTCCTCCTCCTCGACGGCCCCGGCAACATCCACAGCATCACATTCCCCAACACGCCATTCACCAACACCTACTTCGACGTCTTCGCCACCCTCCCTCCCATCCTCCCTCCTGGCCCCATCTCCATCCTCGGCTTCGGCGCTGGCTCCGCCGCCCGCGCTCTCCTCGAGCTCTATCCCGACGTCATCCTCCACGGCTGGGAGCTCGATCAGTCCGTCATCGACGTCGCCAGGGAGTTCTTCAGCCTCCGGCGGATCGAGCGGAAAAACAAGGACAGGCTCTTTATCTACGTCGGGAACGCGCTGAACGCGAGCGTGAAGGACGGGTTCGCGGGGATTATAGTGGACCTGTTCGCGAAGGGGTGCGTTATATCGGAGCTCCAAGATGAGACCACGTGGTGGAAGATGAAGGGCTTGCTGAGGGAGGGTGGGAGGGTGATGGTGAACGTTGGTGGAAGCTGTGTTGAGGCTGAGAGTAAGGTGAGGGATGGGAAGGTGGTGATGGAAGAGACTCTGAGAGCGATGAAGGTGGTGTTTGGGGAGAAGCTTTTTGTCCTCAGTTTGGGAAACAGAAGGGATGATAGCTCCGTTGCCGTCACCGGAGACTGGCCTGACGGTGATGCTTGGAAGAAGGGCCTTCCGGATCGTCTCCGATATTATGTTGATTTGTGGAAGCCATATTCTGGTGAGAAAGGTAGATAA